Below is a window of Candidatus Hydrogenedens sp. DNA.
ATTAACGGCGAAGTTGTAGATGCCCTTTCTGTCATTGTACATCGGGAACATGCCCTAAGTATGGGCAGAGCATTAGCAGGAAAGTTAAGAAAATTGATACCCCGTCAACAATTTGAAGTCGTGATTCAAGCAGCGATCGGTAGAAAAATTATCGTGAGGGAAACAATAAAACCTATACGAAAAGATGTGCTCGCTAAATGTTATGGAGGAGATATTACACGAAAACGAAAACTATTAGAAAAACAGAAAGAAGGCAAAAAAAGAATGAAGCAAATTGGAACGGTTGAGGTTCCTCAAGAAGCCTTTATGGCTTTACTAAAAGTTAATGAAGACATTCAATAGGAAAGAACAAAGTGTCTGAACAAAACATAGATCTCAATACTGCTAAACAACAAAAACACAACATTCTCATTAAGTCCATTCAAGTCCTTACTGGACCATGGAATAAAAGGAATTTAATGGAATGGATGTTTGTAATTGGAAGTATTCTTATCTTAAAAGGCTGTGTAATCGACCAGTATCTTATTCCGACGGGTTCTATGGAGCCAACTTTAATAGGTGGAAATTTAATTACTGGCGACCGTGTCCTTGTAAATAAATGGATATATGGCATACGAATCCCATTTACAACAATCAGACTTTATACATGGTCACATCCGAAACGGTGGGACATCGTAGTATTTAAAACCATTGAGAAAAATGCAAAACATAAAACGCTTATAAAACGCGTTGTAGGTTTGCCAGGTGAAACGGTGAAAATAAACCATGGGAAAATAGAAATAAATGGCAAACAAATTCAACCTCCGAAAACAATGCCCCAGAACATCTATTACATCAACGACATTGACCTTGTCATTCAATATGAAACGAATCCCGACCCAAAAGTGAAAAAAATTATTGAAGAGATGCGGGAAAACTATCCTCTTCGTTATGGTTGCAGTGATGAAAAAACCTATTCTACAATCCCAGACAAACATTATTTTCTCTTAGGTGATAATAGCATCAATAGTGTAGACAGCAGAATGTATGGATGGGTACCTGAAAATCACATTATTGGTCGGGCTTTTGCTATATGGTGGCCTATTCAGCGATGGAGAGACTTTACAGGTTTTTCAAAATCATGGTGGGGAATAGTTTTCTTATATGGAACTCAAATAGTAATCGTTTTGATAATTATTAGATATATGTATCATTACAGAAAAAGAACAATAAACACACAAAAATAACAAACATAATGTTGGAGTAAAGTAAAAAAAATGTCAAAACAAAAAACTACAAACTCTAAGGAAAGCATAAGCTTTATGAGTCAGATAGTTCGTGTTTCAGGTATTATAACGATTCTCATAGGTATCTTTATTATTTATCAGGGTAATAAAACACAGCCTGAGCCCTCTGAACCTATGTGGTGGACGGGGTTAGCTATCTTTGTATTAGGTCTCCATTTATTCTTTTTTAGCAATATGCCGAAGCAACAAATTTATGAATGGTTAAAAAGTGAAAGCATTGCATTAGCATTAGCATTACTTATTCGCTGGCCTATTGCAGAACCCTACCGTATTCCTTCCAGTTCAATGGAACCAACTTTACATGGTGATAACCGTTTCGGCAGAGGAGATAGAGTATTCGTTAATAAATGGATATATGGTGTCCGTTACCCATTCATGAATAAAAGAATATGGTATGGTAAAAAACCTCAACGTTGGGACATCGTCGTCTTCAAAACGGTAGAAAAAGATGCTATACACAAAACATTGGTCAAACGTGTCGTTGGATTGCCTGGCGAACGTGTTCATATCGCAGATGGTAAGATATACATTAATGGGAAACCACTTGAACTACCACCAGACATGCCAAATATTTATTATACCTCAGGACCCGTCGGCATTGGGGGTATGGAGTACGGCATTAGAACTGAAGATAGATATTCACTCATCCCAGAAAATCATTACTTCCTTTTAGGCGATAACAGTGCTTATAGCAGAGATGGTCGTTTCTTCGGGTGGGTTCCCAATGAACATATTGTCGGCAGAGTTGTATGTATTTGGTTTCCAATCTCACGATGGAGAGACTTCACAGGTTTTAGTCATACTTGGTGGTGGAAAACTATCTGTATTATTACATCATTACTGCTCATTATCCGCTTATTTTTTGCTCGTTCTGTCGTCTGGTATCGTTGGAATGAGAATAAAATATGTCATTACATAGTAAATCTATTATCGTATGGACTACGTATACCATTTACCCGTTTTTGGCTCACTCATTGGCGAAAGCCACAGATAGGAGATTTGGTGGCTTATTTAACTCCAAAAGGGATAGATAAAATTCCGACAGAAATGATCCTTTGCGGGATTGTTGCAGGAAGAGAAGGAGACAAAATATCAATTCAAAACGGGACACTGTTGGTAAATGGGGCACCTCTTACTAAAAATTCTTATCTATCCGAAGTATTAAACCCTCCTCTCTCCGTGTCAGAAGCACCTTTTGGTTTGTTAAAAGACAAAGAACACTGTACTGTTCCAGAAGGACACCTCTTTATTGTCTGGAGTTTCCCAAATAAGGATTCAGAACTAATAATTGATAGTAGAATTATTGGATGGATACCTGAAAGCCTTATACTTGGCAAACTAACCTGTATATGGTGGCCCCCTTCTAAAATTAAAAAAGTCTGATATACATTTTCAATGTATGCAATTTGTTATAAAGATATTTGGTAGATTTTACTATATTTTTCTTTTAAATATGATAAAAATGGAGTTGAGGATACGGGTTTCCCAGAGATTTTTTCAACAATTTCTTTTGCACAACATCTCCTACCAATTTCAAAAATATTCTTCTTTA
It encodes the following:
- the lepB gene encoding signal peptidase I → MSEQNIDLNTAKQQKHNILIKSIQVLTGPWNKRNLMEWMFVIGSILILKGCVIDQYLIPTGSMEPTLIGGNLITGDRVLVNKWIYGIRIPFTTIRLYTWSHPKRWDIVVFKTIEKNAKHKTLIKRVVGLPGETVKINHGKIEINGKQIQPPKTMPQNIYYINDIDLVIQYETNPDPKVKKIIEEMRENYPLRYGCSDEKTYSTIPDKHYFLLGDNSINSVDSRMYGWVPENHIIGRAFAIWWPIQRWRDFTGFSKSWWGIVFLYGTQIVIVLIIIRYMYHYRKRTINTQK
- the lepB gene encoding signal peptidase I, giving the protein MSQIVRVSGIITILIGIFIIYQGNKTQPEPSEPMWWTGLAIFVLGLHLFFFSNMPKQQIYEWLKSESIALALALLIRWPIAEPYRIPSSSMEPTLHGDNRFGRGDRVFVNKWIYGVRYPFMNKRIWYGKKPQRWDIVVFKTVEKDAIHKTLVKRVVGLPGERVHIADGKIYINGKPLELPPDMPNIYYTSGPVGIGGMEYGIRTEDRYSLIPENHYFLLGDNSAYSRDGRFFGWVPNEHIVGRVVCIWFPISRWRDFTGFSHTWWWKTICIITSLLLIIRLFFARSVVWYRWNENKICHYIVNLLSYGLRIPFTRFWLTHWRKPQIGDLVAYLTPKGIDKIPTEMILCGIVAGREGDKISIQNGTLLVNGAPLTKNSYLSEVLNPPLSVSEAPFGLLKDKEHCTVPEGHLFIVWSFPNKDSELIIDSRIIGWIPESLILGKLTCIWWPPSKIKKV